The following coding sequences lie in one Pseudomonas svalbardensis genomic window:
- a CDS encoding MFS transporter, with translation MNQPHVRQGLVLGMSTLAFTVCFMVWMMFAVLGVPIKDLLQLNETQFGLLAATPVLTGSLVRLPLGLLTDRFGGRSVFFLLMLACVAPLYLISHATAYWQFLVLGLFVGLAGGSFSVGIAYVAKWFDKENQGFAMGIFGAGNAGAAVTKFLAPALIAAGSWQLVPKVFSAILFITALLFWFFSAENKDHRSATGATLREQLSSLKDPAVWRYCQYYSIVFGGYVALALWMTKYYVQEYGFSLQSAALLAACFSLPGGVLRAVGGWMSDRWGAQSVTWWVLWVSWVCLFLLSYPQTQLQVQTVNGPVDFHIGLNPALFTVLLFVMGIAFAFGKASVFKYIANDYPKNMGAVSGIVGLAGGLGGFVLPILFGALVDLTGVRSSCFMLMYGVVWVSLTWMYFSEIRKSAVLGKAPLLTPSPISSIALGEEHVRSAKA, from the coding sequence GTGAACCAACCGCATGTACGACAAGGCTTGGTGCTGGGCATGAGCACACTGGCCTTCACTGTCTGTTTCATGGTCTGGATGATGTTTGCCGTGCTCGGGGTGCCGATCAAGGACCTTCTCCAGCTCAACGAAACCCAATTCGGCCTGCTGGCGGCGACCCCGGTGCTGACCGGCTCGCTGGTGCGGTTGCCGCTGGGTCTGCTGACCGACCGCTTTGGCGGGCGCAGCGTGTTCTTCCTGTTGATGCTGGCCTGCGTGGCGCCGCTGTACCTGATCAGTCACGCCACCGCCTACTGGCAGTTCCTGGTGCTGGGCTTGTTCGTTGGGCTGGCCGGTGGTTCGTTCTCGGTCGGGATTGCCTACGTCGCCAAATGGTTCGACAAGGAGAATCAGGGCTTTGCGATGGGCATCTTCGGCGCCGGTAACGCCGGGGCTGCGGTGACCAAATTTCTCGCCCCGGCGCTGATCGCTGCCGGCAGCTGGCAGTTGGTGCCGAAAGTCTTCAGCGCGATCCTCTTTATTACGGCGCTGTTGTTCTGGTTCTTCAGCGCCGAAAACAAGGACCACCGCAGTGCCACCGGCGCCACCTTGCGTGAGCAATTGAGCTCGCTGAAGGACCCGGCGGTGTGGCGCTACTGCCAGTACTACTCGATCGTCTTCGGAGGTTATGTCGCCCTCGCGCTGTGGATGACCAAGTACTACGTGCAGGAATACGGTTTCAGCCTGCAAAGCGCGGCGCTGTTGGCGGCCTGTTTTTCCCTGCCCGGTGGCGTGCTGCGTGCGGTCGGCGGCTGGATGTCGGATCGCTGGGGTGCGCAAAGCGTGACCTGGTGGGTGTTGTGGGTCAGCTGGGTCTGCCTGTTCCTGCTCTCGTATCCCCAGACCCAACTGCAAGTGCAAACGGTCAACGGTCCGGTGGATTTCCACATCGGCCTCAATCCCGCGCTGTTCACCGTGCTGCTGTTCGTCATGGGCATCGCCTTCGCTTTCGGCAAGGCCTCGGTCTTCAAATACATCGCCAACGACTACCCGAAAAACATGGGCGCGGTGTCCGGCATCGTCGGCCTCGCCGGTGGCCTGGGCGGTTTCGTGCTGCCGATCTTGTTCGGCGCCCTGGTGGACCTCACCGGCGTGCGCTCTTCCTGCTTCATGTTGATGTACGGCGTGGTCTGGGTCTCCCTCACCTGGATGTACTTCAGCGAAATACGCAAAAGCGCGGTGCTGGGTAAAGCGCCGCTGCTGACCCCGTCCCCGATTTCCAGCATTGCCCTAGGAGAAGAACATGTCCGTTCTGCAAAAGCCTGA
- the ubiT gene encoding ubiquinone anaerobic biosynthesis accessory factor UbiT, producing the protein MLNRKKWLLKGADRLLPLVRRVPFAVQRLALQQALNRCLAEPLRDGEFEVLRGRWLCLRIPDLGLSWFLTLTREGLRIAEHATAHVTISGNWREFLLLASRQEDPDTLFFRRRLVIEGDTELGLALKNLIDSLDPDVLPVWLWRNLERAGKGLAAG; encoded by the coding sequence GTGTTGAACCGTAAAAAGTGGTTGTTGAAAGGCGCCGACCGGTTATTGCCGCTGGTGCGCCGGGTGCCTTTTGCGGTGCAGCGCCTGGCGTTGCAGCAGGCGCTCAATCGCTGCCTCGCCGAGCCGTTGCGCGATGGCGAATTTGAAGTATTGCGTGGGCGTTGGTTGTGTCTGCGGATCCCGGACCTGGGTTTGTCCTGGTTCCTGACGCTGACCCGTGAAGGGTTGCGAATTGCTGAACACGCCACGGCGCATGTGACCATTAGCGGTAACTGGCGAGAGTTTTTATTGCTGGCGAGTCGTCAGGAGGATCCGGATACGTTGTTCTTTCGCAGGCGTTTGGTGATTGAGGGTGATACGGAGTTGGGGTTGGCGTTGAAGAACCTGATCGACAGTCTGGATCCTGATGTGTTGCCGGTGTGGTTGTGGCGCAATCTGGAGCGGGCGGGGAAGGGGTTGGCGGCCGGTTAG
- a CDS encoding putative zinc-binding protein — translation MSRSTLPLIYACSGCSNVAQLANALAVRLDRSGSAEMSCIVGVGGHVAALVNKARSGRRIFALDGCPLQCVENCLKQHGLHADVHLILSHYGLRKRYGEDRTEAQGDELFEGIKQLIASDARQNHASELMV, via the coding sequence ATGTCCCGTTCAACCTTGCCCCTTATTTACGCCTGCTCAGGCTGCTCCAACGTCGCCCAACTGGCCAACGCCCTGGCCGTGCGGCTTGATCGCAGCGGATCGGCTGAAATGTCCTGCATCGTCGGGGTCGGCGGGCATGTGGCGGCGCTGGTCAACAAGGCACGCTCGGGACGGCGGATTTTTGCGCTGGACGGTTGCCCGTTGCAATGCGTTGAAAACTGCCTGAAGCAGCATGGTCTGCACGCGGATGTGCATTTGATTCTTAGCCATTACGGGTTGCGCAAGCGCTATGGTGAGGACCGCACGGAGGCGCAGGGGGATGAGTTATTTGAAGGGATCAAGCAGTTGATTGCCAGTGATGCTCGGCAGAATCACGCCTCTGAACTGATGGTTTGA
- the narL gene encoding two-component system response regulator NarL → MNPSLQHTILLVDDHPMMRHGIRQMLELEDDFLIVGEANNGEEALSLIEPLQPDLVLLDNNMPQMNGIETLRQLRAMHYTGKVLLFTVSDAEDDIRDALRLDADGYLLKDMEPELLIQYIRNALNGELVISPGLTQVMAQALRSPQRQTVVELTERERQVLKTIASGFSNKVIGHKLGITEGTVKVHVKNLLHKLGLRSRVEAAVWAMEHLRNAG, encoded by the coding sequence ATGAACCCGTCCCTGCAACACACCATCCTGCTGGTTGACGACCATCCGATGATGCGTCACGGCATCCGCCAGATGCTCGAACTCGAAGATGATTTCCTGATCGTCGGTGAAGCCAACAACGGCGAAGAAGCACTCAGTCTGATCGAGCCGCTGCAACCGGACCTGGTGTTGCTCGATAACAACATGCCGCAGATGAATGGCATTGAAACCCTGCGCCAATTACGGGCGATGCACTACACCGGCAAGGTGCTGCTGTTCACGGTCTCGGATGCCGAAGACGATATTCGCGACGCATTGCGTCTGGATGCCGACGGCTATCTGCTCAAGGACATGGAACCCGAACTGCTGATTCAGTACATCCGCAATGCCTTGAACGGCGAATTGGTGATCAGCCCGGGGCTGACCCAAGTCATGGCCCAGGCGCTGCGCTCACCGCAGCGCCAGACCGTGGTGGAACTGACCGAGCGTGAACGTCAGGTGCTGAAAACCATCGCCAGCGGCTTCAGCAACAAAGTCATCGGGCACAAGCTGGGCATCACCGAAGGCACGGTCAAGGTTCATGTGAAAAACCTGCTGCACAAACTCGGTTTGCGCTCACGGGTCGAGGCGGCGGTGTGGGCCATGGAGCATCTGCGCAATGCGGGCTGA
- a CDS encoding Crp/Fnr family transcriptional regulator → MLTHPSIVLTLRRHHLFSQLPEKIFEEVCGLAMLKRLSCHSTLMHQGDPAKRFFLLVSGQIKLYRLTGEGQENLVEIIQPGQTFAEALLFSQARLYPVSATALKDSVLVSIEGTHYRNALEDQPKVCLAILASMSVHLHLRLRDIDTLTMASASRRVINFLFQERNPVSGLIVLQVSKRLVASKLGIQPETFSRILHRLVDSGLIAMERRSISILAEEDLAAFQ, encoded by the coding sequence ATGCTGACCCACCCTTCCATCGTTTTAACGTTGCGTCGTCATCATCTGTTCAGCCAACTGCCGGAGAAAATCTTCGAGGAAGTCTGCGGCCTGGCGATGCTCAAGCGCCTGAGTTGCCACAGCACGCTCATGCACCAAGGCGATCCGGCCAAGCGTTTTTTCCTGCTGGTCAGCGGCCAGATCAAGTTGTACCGGCTTACCGGCGAAGGTCAGGAAAACCTGGTGGAGATCATTCAGCCCGGCCAGACGTTTGCCGAAGCCTTGCTGTTCAGCCAGGCCCGTCTTTACCCGGTGAGCGCCACGGCGCTGAAGGACAGCGTGCTGGTGAGTATCGAGGGCACCCATTACCGCAATGCACTCGAGGACCAGCCGAAGGTTTGCCTGGCCATTCTGGCGAGCATGAGCGTGCACTTGCACCTGCGTCTGCGCGACATCGACACCTTGACCATGGCCAGTGCGAGCCGGCGGGTGATCAATTTCCTGTTCCAGGAACGCAACCCGGTCAGCGGTTTGATTGTCTTGCAGGTGTCCAAACGCCTGGTGGCCTCGAAGCTGGGCATCCAGCCGGAAACCTTTTCGCGGATCTTGCACCGCCTGGTGGACAGCGGCCTGATCGCGATGGAACGCCGCAGTATCAGTATCCTCGCCGAAGAGGATCTCGCGGCGTTCCAATAG
- a CDS encoding HAMP domain-containing protein encodes MVRWLRSSLPARAGLAVILIAVLALASSLSAGLIAWFSQGDAAAINTAGSVRMETYHLSWKLAAGATGEEIIAISDSLQTRLNSQSLKAVLEDGPTAALQISYGQIQQHWNEDLRPALERGDAAYFQVQALPFVEQLNQFVNLLQRQSEQKQGWQQVIQGLALFTTLFVLLIGLYELQYGVVMPLKELVDATQRFRRGDFKVRVNHQSQDELGQLAMSFNAMAETIEDSHRTLESQVQQKTLNLQQANAALELLYQSSRSLATRLANAEGLDELIRRFQQRLPGLRLSLCLQGQMQAPAQQLLALHGANIREVCASSDCATCQKHHKASPQTFSISNQGSELGELKAHFVDGHPTQAWETQLIQALANLIGTSLSLKRQREQDHRLLLLDERTIIARELHDSLAQALSYMKLQVSRLQTLMRRGETVETLENVTAELREGLNNAYRQLRELLTTFRLQIHDAGLVQELKDTAEEFSRRGEFQVHLHVDALAFQLSASEQIHILQITREALSNCLRHAHAQNAWLQLRQDGETVRLIVEDDGRGFSGNVDQREHHGLKIMDERARSLRGQLEIVSREPQGTRVQLEFQPEFLGQQTEGSVT; translated from the coding sequence ATGGTGCGCTGGTTGCGCAGTTCCCTGCCCGCTCGCGCCGGGCTGGCGGTGATCCTGATCGCCGTGCTCGCCCTCGCCAGTTCGTTAAGCGCCGGACTGATCGCCTGGTTCAGCCAGGGTGATGCCGCTGCCATCAACACCGCAGGCTCGGTGCGCATGGAGACTTACCACCTGAGCTGGAAACTGGCCGCGGGTGCAACCGGCGAAGAAATCATCGCCATCAGCGACAGCCTGCAAACCCGCCTCAACAGCCAGTCACTCAAGGCAGTGCTGGAAGATGGCCCGACCGCCGCCCTGCAAATCAGCTACGGGCAAATCCAGCAACACTGGAACGAGGATTTGCGCCCGGCACTGGAGCGCGGCGATGCCGCCTATTTTCAGGTCCAGGCCCTGCCCTTCGTTGAACAACTGAACCAGTTCGTCAACCTGTTGCAGCGCCAAAGCGAACAAAAGCAAGGCTGGCAACAGGTGATCCAGGGCCTGGCCTTGTTCACCACCCTGTTCGTCCTGCTGATTGGGCTCTACGAATTGCAGTACGGGGTCGTCATGCCCTTGAAAGAGTTGGTGGATGCGACCCAGCGCTTTCGTCGCGGCGATTTCAAGGTGCGGGTCAACCATCAATCCCAGGACGAACTGGGCCAGTTGGCCATGAGTTTCAACGCCATGGCCGAGACGATCGAAGACTCGCATCGCACCCTTGAGAGTCAGGTCCAGCAAAAAACCCTGAACCTGCAACAAGCCAATGCCGCCCTCGAGTTGCTGTACCAAAGCAGTCGAAGCCTGGCCACACGCCTGGCCAATGCCGAAGGCCTGGATGAGTTGATCCGGCGTTTCCAGCAACGCTTGCCCGGCTTACGCCTGTCGCTGTGCCTGCAAGGACAAATGCAGGCACCGGCCCAGCAGTTGCTCGCCCTCCACGGCGCGAACATCCGGGAAGTCTGCGCCAGCAGCGACTGCGCCACGTGCCAGAAGCACCATAAAGCCAGTCCACAAACGTTCAGCATCAGCAATCAGGGCAGTGAACTGGGCGAACTCAAGGCGCATTTTGTCGACGGACATCCGACCCAAGCCTGGGAAACCCAACTGATCCAGGCCCTGGCCAACCTGATCGGCACCTCGCTGTCGCTCAAGCGTCAACGGGAACAGGATCATCGCCTGCTGTTGCTCGACGAACGCACGATCATTGCTCGCGAGTTGCATGACTCACTGGCCCAGGCCCTGTCCTACATGAAGCTGCAAGTCAGCCGCCTGCAAACCCTGATGCGTCGTGGCGAAACGGTCGAAACCCTGGAAAACGTCACCGCCGAACTGCGCGAAGGGCTGAACAATGCCTACCGCCAGTTACGCGAGTTGCTGACCACCTTTCGCTTGCAGATTCACGATGCGGGACTGGTGCAGGAACTCAAGGACACCGCCGAGGAGTTCTCCCGTCGCGGGGAATTTCAGGTGCACCTGCACGTCGACGCGCTGGCCTTTCAGTTATCGGCCAGCGAGCAAATCCACATCTTGCAGATCACTCGCGAGGCGCTCTCCAATTGTTTGCGCCACGCCCATGCGCAGAACGCCTGGCTGCAACTGCGTCAGGACGGTGAAACCGTCAGGCTCATCGTCGAAGACGACGGGCGTGGCTTCAGCGGCAACGTCGACCAACGCGAACACCACGGCCTGAAAATCATGGATGAGCGGGCCCGCAGCTTGCGCGGTCAACTCGAAATAGTCTCTAGGGAGCCGCAAGGCACCCGCGTCCAACTGGAATTCCAACCGGAGTTTCTCGGGCAGCAAACAGAAGGTAGCGTCACATGA